Proteins from a genomic interval of Capsicum annuum cultivar UCD-10X-F1 chromosome 4, UCD10Xv1.1, whole genome shotgun sequence:
- the LOC107868231 gene encoding probable caffeoyl-CoA O-methyltransferase At4g26220, with protein sequence MELHSDSLYKGLLQSPELSEYILETAVYPREPELLKEIRIITENHPLSIIASAPDSGQLISLLLKLINPKKTIEIGVFTGYSLLLTALAIPRDGKITAIDLDRDAYEMGLPVIKKAGVEHKINFIQSLALTVLDELLEDHENRGSFDFAFVDADKVNYQKYHERLWKLLKVGGIIVYDNTLWFGTVVMPEGSVMEERREDRLHIIEFNRFLAADDRFQISQVSLGDGITICRRL encoded by the exons ATGGAGTTGCACTCAGACTCGCTCTACAAGGGACTATTGCAAAGTCCAGAATTGTCTGAG TATATACTGGAGACTGCAGTGTACCCAAGGGAGCCAGAGCTTCTCAAAGAGATCAGAATTATAACTGAAAATCATCCact GAGTATAATTGCAAGTGCACCAGATTCTGGCCAACTGATATCCCtactactgaaactgataaaTCCCAAAAAGACTATTGAAATTGGAGTCTTCACTGGATATTCATTGCTCCTTACAGCACTTGCAATTCCTCGAGATGGAAAG ATTACAGCAATAGACTTGGACAGGGATGCATATGAGATGGGATTACCAGTTATCAAAAAGGCTGGAGTTGAGCATAAAATCAACTTCATACAATCATTGGCATTAACAGTGCTTGATGAACTCTTGGAAGAT CATGAAAATAGAGGAAGTTTTGATTTTGCTTTTGTTGATGCTGACAAAGTTAATTATCAAAAGTACCATGAGAGACTATGGAAGTTGTTGAAGGTGGGTGGTATAATAGTATATGACAATACACTATGGTTTGGGACAGTTGTTATGCCAGAGGGATCTGTTATGGAAGAAAGAAGAGAAGACAGGCTTCACATCATTGAATTTAATAGGTTTCTAGCTGCTGATGATCGCTTTCAAATTTCTCAAGTTTCTTTAGGTGATGGAATCACAATTTGCAGGCGACTCTGA